The sequence ACTTCGGCACCCTGGCCAATAACGGCGATCTATTCAATGACGGCGGCTTCAAGAATCTTGGCATCCTCAAGGGAAACGGAACCATTTATGGATATTTTTCGAACGACGGCATAATTGCGCCAGGCAACTCGATCGGTACACTCACGTTCGAAGGATCCTATACTCATAACGACAGTGCGATTTACGCCCTTGAGGTGGACAGTATCGGCAACTCCGATTTGATCGATGTCAAAAAAACAGTTGCCGGCAGAAGCGGCAATGCCATTCTGAACGGAGGACTTGTCAACGTATCGCCTGCAAAAGGGTTCTACAGATGGGGAACCTTCTACACGATTCTTACTGCTGAAAACGAAGTCTTCGGTACGTTTGACGATGTCAACTTCCCGCTTTCCTCCTTATTCCTTGTTCCGTCGCTTCGCTACGACGACAGGAACGTCTATCTGGATCTCGTTTCAGACTTCACCTCCTCGGCACGAACCGATAATCAGTATGCTGTCGCATCCGCTCTTGACTCCATTCCGGTTTCTGTGCAGGGCGACATGGCTGACGTCATGACCTGCCTGGTTTATCAGCCAACCGTAAATTCCGCGCTCAAGGCGATCGACCGTATAAGCGGACATATCTACACTGCCCTTCCCGATGCTTCGTTCTACTCGATCGATCGATACCTCGGTGCAGTTTCAAGCCATTTCGGCGGATTCAGCATGAACGATAAACAAGGCATCGAAAGTGGATTCTGGAGCAGCGGATTCGGCGGCTGGGGCGACCGTGACGGCACGGACACCTCTTCGCAATACACCTACGAACTTACAGGCGGCATCTTCGGCTATGACCACAAACTCAGCGAAACCCTCCTTCTCGGGGTGGCTGCCGGGTACGCTTCGACGGATTTGTCCATGGATAATCTCAACGAAAAAGCCAATGTGGACAGCTGGCAGGGCTCGCTCTACGGCCTCTACAAAGATGGCCCCCTGCATATCGGGCTGATCGGATCCTATGGCAGCCACAACTACACGACCACCAGGCATATCGACTTCTCCTGCGTCAATCGTACCGCCAGTGCTGATTACGATGCCTACGACCTGAGTGCATCCCTCGAAGCCGGATACCGTATCGACACCGGTAAAAATACCTTTATCATGCCGACCGCCTCTTTACAGGCCATCTGGCTGAACAGCGAAGCGTTCGCGGAAAAAGGTGCATCCGCGCTGAACCTCATCGTGGATGATGAGCATAGCACAACGCTTCCAGGTCGAATCGGGCTGACCTTCGGGGTAGAGACTACGGACAGGAAGGGAGGCAAATTCACGCCTGAAGTACGTTTCGCCTTGCGTCACGATTTTGCTGCCGACAACCAGTACTCGCATCAGGCATCGTTTGCCGGGGCTCCTGATCAATCATTCACCATCAAAAGCGACCGTGTGGAGCGTGACAGTTTCGAGGCCGGCGCAACGCTGGCGTACGAAACGAAGTCAGGTACCAGCATTTTCGTTTCATACGACGCCAATCTCGCAAGCGATATGAACGAACAGGCTGCGGCGTTCGGTTTCCGTTATACATGGTAACCGGTATTTCCATCTGAAAAGCAATAAAAACAAAGGGGCGCTCCTGCAGAAGAAAGCGTCCCTTTGTTTTTTTTCCGCAAACTCGTCAATACAAACCGAAGGCCGAACAAAAAAAACAACCGCCGCGAATGATAATTGCTGCATTGGTCTTCTGTTTCTCCGTTACGCCACTCCTTACAGTGGACGGACATTCCTGTCCGCCATTACATGCAACTGAGCATTACGCTGTTACCATATTGAGCCTGCACAATCAGGCAGAATGAATATTTCTGACCAAACAGGACAACAACTCACGATTCTGAACGTTACAATCTCCTGATGACTTTATTAATCAGGCAAATAAAACTCGTAATTTTATTATATTGCGAGCATGGAAAAAATCGATATCAGACAACACTCTGACCGAGAGCGCGCATTATTGCGCAAACAGGTCGTTCGGCTTCGAAAGCAAGGTAAAAGCAATAAAGAGGTGGCAGAACTTTTAGGGCTATCTGTTCAAACATCGAGTAGATGGTGGCAATGGTACCAAAGAGATGGAAATGCCATGCTTGCCGTGCCGAAACGAGGACGAAAACATGGAGAAAAACGGCACCTGTCGGTTGAGCAGGAAAAGCAGATCCAGAAAATGATTGTTGATCATTATCCGGACCAGTTGAAACTGCCCTTTGCGCTCTGGGACCGCCAGGCAGTCCGGCAATTGATCAAGCTGCAGTTCGGCTTCGAAATGCCCATCCGCACCGTCGGCGAGTATCTCTCGCGATGGGGTTATACTCCTCAGAAGCCGATACGGAAAGCCTATGAGCAACGCCCTGCCGAAGTGGCTCGCTGGATGGAGGAGTCTTATCCGGCCATCCAGACGCAGGCAAAAGCTGAAAATGCAGAGATTTACTGGGGAGACGAGACCGGCCTCTCAACCCAGGGCAACTTGGTACGGGGCTATGCTCCTGCTGGCAAAACTCCTGAGCTGAGGCTGAATGCTCGCAAGGAACATGTCAGCATGATTTCGGCAATCAGTAATCGGGGTAAGCTGCGTTTCATGCTCTATGATGATGCCATGAATGGCAAACGTCTGATAGAATTCATGAAACGTTTGGTCAAGGATGCCGGTCGTAAAGTGATGTTGATTCTCGATAATTTGAGGGTTCATCATTGCAAACCGGTCAAAGAATGGCTCACCAAAAACATTGATACCATTGAGGTGTTTTATTTGCCAGCCTATTCACCGGAATTGAATCCCGATGAGTACCTGAACAACGATCTAAAGAATGCCGTGCATGGAAACAAGGGCGGCGTTTCACGCAACAAGGAAACGATTCGAAAAAAAACCGTTTCGCATCTGAGGCATCTTCAGAAATCGCCCGGAAAAGTTGCAAAGCTATTCAATCACCCAAAAGTCCTTTATGCGAAAGCTTCGTAGTTTTAATTGCCGGAGTAATAAATCAGACGCTTAATGGAAAGGTCCCTGCAACGGTTTTTATGCCACTAAACAATGTTTAGGCAAATAGTGTATTGTAAATAGGGCGAGCCATGCTTCAAAGCGATCTTTTCAGTATTATTATCAGGGATAAACAAGCTTCTGTTTTTGTAAAAAAGTATATATATTTTATATTCTTACGTGATAGCTGCAAGTTTTTGATTTCCATTCACGCACCGCTGGATTTAGCCTTACATACTACATATTTGTAAGGTTTTCCCCTCATAATCGGGCAATGCGATTGATATAGGAGCTTAATGCGATCGTGATTCTGCTGGCTCGACTTAAATTGATTTTTCAGGATTAATTTCCTGAAACTCTTCCGAGAAGCAGTTGATTCGTCGTTCAGTTCTGCCTGATATTCGTATCGTACTGTTCCGAAATATCGCCCTTTATTTAAAAAAAATCAAGAACCGATGCCCCAGTCAAGATTTATCGGGGCATTACAATTTCATTGATTTTCTAATTGATCTGCTCGAACTGCGGCTCAATCGGAAATCTTTTTTTATGAATTAATTGGCAAGCAATTCGGCAGGGAGATTCAGTTCGTTAGACGATTTTTTTTTTATCGAAACGATACTTCAAAAGCTAAATCTTAAACGGGAGTTCTGAATGAAGAGTTCAAAAAAAAACCGCATGAGCAGCAGTTCTTGCCAAAAAAAACTTGGCATCACACTTCTCTGCGGCTTATTGGGCATTTCTGGTGCAATTACGCCCTGTGAACCGCTGCTTGCTGAAATAAGTGGTACGGTCAGTGGCGGCACCTATGTCGTAGGTCCTGAAAAAGTGGTGAAAAACGGTGATACCATTACCCTTTCCTCTGCAACTATTTCAGGGGTAACATTTACTGGCGATATGACAATTGGTAACCTGACGGCAACCGACACGCAGGTAAATGGTCCGCTCGATGTAACGGGGCAAACGACAACCAATGGAATCACCAATACCGGCAATATTGCGACAACGACACTGAGTACAACCGGCAACGCCAACGTGGGCGGTGCGCTGACAACCCACGGCATAACGAACACGGGTCCGCTCTCTTCTGCAGACGGAAATGCCTCTCTCTCCGTTGCCAATGGGGGCACTTCGCTTGGCGTGACCAATGCCGGTGGTCAACTGAACGGTATTACTTCCAATACAGGCCAGACCCGGATTGCCGGTGGTGACAGTGGCCAGTCAACCGTAACCCTCGACAATACGGGTGTTCATATGGCCAACAACGGTGCGCCGTCCCGAGTAACCGGAGTTGCCAATGGTGTGAATGACAACGATGCGGTCAATATGAATCAACTGAACACTCTTTCCAAGAAAGCTTACAGCGGCATTGCTCAGGTTGGAGCCCTGGCTTCAATTCCTGAGCCAAAATCCGGACAATGCTACTCCATAGGGATGGGGGTCGGCGCCTATGGCGGTCAGGGTGCCGTTGCTTTCGGAGGCAAAGCCTATGTGAATGACAACATTACGGTTGGAGCCGGCCTGGGCATCAGCAGCGGAAGTCCTTCTGCAATGGCTGCCGGTGCTTCTTTCAGTTGGTGAAATGATTCGCGGTTTCTGTTCGGAAAATCATTTCCTGCATGAGTAAAAGCCTGAATCATTCATGAGCACTCATTATCCGGGCACAGCCGAACATCAAGAAAAACGATGAACACAAGAGTATTGTTTGCCGATATCAAGCATTCTGAAAATCGACAAACAATACTCTTGTGTTTTATCATTTACGCGCTTAATGCAACGTTATCCTGAAAATGAATTTTATCCCTTTGTGGTTGAGTTCATGAACCGGCACAGCCTCTCGTCGCTTCGATACGTATTCACCAATAACGGCACGATGCCATATGATTCGATTATTGTTTACGGGTATGCTGCCAGAGTATTTTTCTGCCGAACGCCTGAGCTGATAACCGATACTATCCAGGTATATATCGTAACATCACCGGCAATCAGTATCCTTGATCACGATACCGTTGCAATATTCCGAAAAAGGTTTTCCAGAGAACCCGATCTGTTCCACCGGATTCTCATCATTGCCCATGAGACAGATATTCTGATGCTTGGGGTGGTAAGCATCGAGAGCAAGAAAGTCAAAGCCAACACAATCTGCCATGTTTATGCTTTCAGAAATGGTTGATCCCCGGCCTCAATATGCACCATCCCGATTTGTTTGTTGAACTATTAACAGATAACCCATTCAGTCCGACAGGCTGGTAACTAACGGAAACTGCTATGAAACGTTATATCATCGGATTACTTGCAGCTTGTATGCTGATGCAGCCAGCCGGAGCTCGTTGTGAAATTCCCTTGCTGGACAATATTTCTCAGTTGCAGAAAGAGGCTCAACAGGGAAATGCAGTAGCACAGAACAAGCTTGGACTGCTGTACTACACTGGTCAGGGGGTCAAGCGGGACTATGTCGAAGCGCTGCGATGGTATCGTATGGCTGCCGAGCAACAACGCGCATGGGCGCAAGTCAGTCTTGGCGTAATGTACTACACTGGTCAGGGAGTTAAGCAGGACCATGCGGAAGCGGCAACCTGGTTTCGCAAGGCTGCCGAGCAAGGGCTTCCAAAGGGGGAATACTATCTGGGAGTAGTATATGAAAAAGGTCAGGGAGTAAAGCAGGACCATGCAGAAGCGGCAACCTGGTTTCGAAGGGCTGCCGGGCAGGGTCTTGCAGAGGCTCAGAACAAGCTGGGCCTTATGTACTACTCAGGTCAAGGCGTTAAACAGGACTATGTGGAAGCGGCAACCTGGTTTCGAAAGGCTGCAGTTCAGGAATTCGCACTGGCACAAAACAGCCTTGGCGTCATGTACTACACTGGTCAGGGAGTAAAGCAGGACCATGCGGAAGCGGCAACCTGGTTTCGAAAGGCTGCCGGGCACGGCCTTTCTGTAGCAGAAAACAAGCTGGGCCTTATGTACTATACCGGCCAAAGTGTTAAACAGGACTATACAGAAGCCGCAGGATGGTTTCGTAAAGCTGCAGTTAAAGGACTCGCAGAAGCGCAATTAAATATCGGGATGCAGTACTACGCAGGACAAGGAGTAAATCAGGACTATACAGAAGCTGCAGGTTGGTATCGTAAGGCTGCCGAGCAGGGTCTTGCAGAGGCACAGTATAATTTAGGAGCAGTTTACCTGAATGGGAGTGGCATAACGAAGGACGAACAAAAAGCAAGAGAATGGTATAAAAAAGCCTGTAACAATGGATATCGACCAGCTTGCGATGACTACCTGAAGATTAACGAGTGACAGTATCAAGATTGAACCC comes from Chlorobium limicola DSM 245 and encodes:
- a CDS encoding YadA-like family protein translates to MKSSKKNRMSSSSCQKKLGITLLCGLLGISGAITPCEPLLAEISGTVSGGTYVVGPEKVVKNGDTITLSSATISGVTFTGDMTIGNLTATDTQVNGPLDVTGQTTTNGITNTGNIATTTLSTTGNANVGGALTTHGITNTGPLSSADGNASLSVANGGTSLGVTNAGGQLNGITSNTGQTRIAGGDSGQSTVTLDNTGVHMANNGAPSRVTGVANGVNDNDAVNMNQLNTLSKKAYSGIAQVGALASIPEPKSGQCYSIGMGVGAYGGQGAVAFGGKAYVNDNITVGAGLGISSGSPSAMAAGASFSW
- a CDS encoding SEL1-like repeat protein; the encoded protein is MKRYIIGLLAACMLMQPAGARCEIPLLDNISQLQKEAQQGNAVAQNKLGLLYYTGQGVKRDYVEALRWYRMAAEQQRAWAQVSLGVMYYTGQGVKQDHAEAATWFRKAAEQGLPKGEYYLGVVYEKGQGVKQDHAEAATWFRRAAGQGLAEAQNKLGLMYYSGQGVKQDYVEAATWFRKAAVQEFALAQNSLGVMYYTGQGVKQDHAEAATWFRKAAGHGLSVAENKLGLMYYTGQSVKQDYTEAAGWFRKAAVKGLAEAQLNIGMQYYAGQGVNQDYTEAAGWYRKAAEQGLAEAQYNLGAVYLNGSGITKDEQKAREWYKKACNNGYRPACDDYLKINE
- a CDS encoding IS630 family transposase, whose protein sequence is MEKIDIRQHSDRERALLRKQVVRLRKQGKSNKEVAELLGLSVQTSSRWWQWYQRDGNAMLAVPKRGRKHGEKRHLSVEQEKQIQKMIVDHYPDQLKLPFALWDRQAVRQLIKLQFGFEMPIRTVGEYLSRWGYTPQKPIRKAYEQRPAEVARWMEESYPAIQTQAKAENAEIYWGDETGLSTQGNLVRGYAPAGKTPELRLNARKEHVSMISAISNRGKLRFMLYDDAMNGKRLIEFMKRLVKDAGRKVMLILDNLRVHHCKPVKEWLTKNIDTIEVFYLPAYSPELNPDEYLNNDLKNAVHGNKGGVSRNKETIRKKTVSHLRHLQKSPGKVAKLFNHPKVLYAKAS